A stretch of the Capsicum annuum cultivar UCD-10X-F1 chromosome 8, UCD10Xv1.1, whole genome shotgun sequence genome encodes the following:
- the LOC107838915 gene encoding 50S ribosomal protein L3, chloroplastic: MSLPLKTLPTSTTLTPLTTSLHSPFLPIFHLPKLKTPKPLSVRISKSPSISASLEAGVGVMATKLGMMSFFEESGTFVPVTVVGFREGNIVTQIKTDAIDGYNAVQVGYRRVRDKKLTKPEMGHLEKSGIIPLRHLQEFRLQSVDGFEVTQKLDFNELFKEGDLVDVSGTTIGKGFQGGIKRHNFKRGQMTHGSKSHRQLGSIGAGTTPGRVYKGKKMPGRMGGTKTKIRKLKIVKIDDELNILMIKGALPGKPGNLLRIAPAKIVGKNIPKN, translated from the exons ATGTCTCTCCCCCTCAAAACCTTGCCCACTTCCACCACACTAACCCCCTTAACAACATCTCTCCACTCTCCATTTCTCCCCATTTTCCATCTCCCCAAACTCAAAACCCCTAAACCCCTTTCAGTCCGCATCTCAAAATCTCCATCTATCTCCGCCTCACTCGAAGCCGGAGTCGGAGTAATGGCAACTAAGCTTGGCATGATGAGTTTCTTCGAAGAATCAGGAACATTTGTCCCTGTAACTGTAGTTGGATTTCGGGAGGGAAATATAGTTACTCAGATTAAAACTGATGCTATTGATGGTTATAATGCAGTACAAGTTGGATATCGAAGAGTTCGGGATAAAAAACTTACTAAACCTGAAATGGGTCATCTTGAAAAATCCGGGATTATTCCGTTGAGACATTTGCAAGAGTTTCGTCTTCAGAGTGTTGATGGTTTTGAGGTTACCCAGAAACTGGATTTTAATGAGCTTTTTAAAGAAGGTGATTTGGTTGATGTCTCTGGTACAACCATTGGAAAAGGATTTCAAG GTGGTATCAAGAGACATAATTTCAAGAGGGGCCAAATGACTCACGGATCAAAGAGTCATCGACAATTAGGATCAATTGGTGCTGGGACAACCCCAGGGCGTGTATATAAGGGCAAGAAAATGCCCGGAAGAATGGGAGGCACCAAGACAAAGATTCGAAAGCTGAAAATTGTGAAGATTGACGATGAACTCAATATTCTAATGATCAAAGGAGCTCTTCCCGGTAAGCCCGGGAATCTTTTGCGGATAGCTCCAGCGAAGATTGTAGGCAAAAACATCCCCAAGAActaa